The proteins below come from a single Gordonia pseudamarae genomic window:
- a CDS encoding siderophore-interacting protein, which produces MSETGVGGAGGVQGLILRAMGAVDYRLTVTSPARYLTDRYVRLGFSGGGLLRDRPYHPTMFLRLWFEDRNGRPHQRGYTVIDPDPITDSFAVEFALHEGVACRWALAAQPGDVLGATFLRSGFAVPDPAPAGWLLVGEPASLPAINSLLDALGTQGPPATIWFEWVHDSDKDLPIRLRPHDTLHWVRRGRHRHARGGAGRPGSRAPGIVGALRDAAFDASGHFGWVALDTARTRAIAAILRADYKLSRNEVKAQAYWLETRGPS; this is translated from the coding sequence GTGAGTGAAACCGGCGTCGGCGGGGCGGGCGGAGTCCAGGGCCTGATTCTGAGGGCGATGGGTGCCGTTGACTATCGACTGACCGTGACGTCCCCGGCGCGATACCTCACCGACCGTTACGTGCGGCTCGGGTTCTCCGGCGGAGGTCTGCTGCGTGACCGGCCGTACCACCCGACGATGTTTCTGCGGCTGTGGTTCGAGGATCGCAACGGCAGGCCGCATCAGCGCGGGTACACCGTCATCGACCCCGACCCGATCACCGACTCGTTCGCCGTCGAGTTCGCCCTCCACGAGGGCGTGGCCTGCCGGTGGGCACTGGCCGCGCAACCCGGCGACGTGCTCGGGGCCACGTTCTTACGCTCGGGATTCGCCGTCCCGGATCCCGCACCCGCCGGCTGGCTGCTGGTGGGTGAACCGGCATCCCTGCCGGCGATCAACTCGTTGCTCGACGCGCTCGGCACGCAGGGGCCCCCGGCCACGATCTGGTTCGAGTGGGTTCACGACAGTGACAAGGATCTGCCCATCCGGTTGCGCCCGCACGACACCCTGCATTGGGTGCGTCGTGGTCGGCACCGGCACGCCCGGGGTGGGGCCGGTCGCCCGGGAAGCAGGGCACCGGGCATCGTCGGGGCGCTGCGGGACGCCGCCTTCGATGCGTCGGGCCACTTCGGTTGGGTGGCGTTGGACACAGCCCGGACGCGGGCGATCGCGGCGATCCTGCGTGCCGATTACAAGCTGAGCAGGAACGAGGTCAAGGCGCAGGCATACTGGCTGGAGACGAGAGGCCCGTCATGA
- a CDS encoding GNAT family N-acetyltransferase, with the protein MQRKTQSVRPPQSAQAILHQISQVVHNPERDRFELWVAGDLVGVLGYTAETIDGKPTISVMHTVIYDEYTGHGLGSRLARGVVAYARHRDARLRPVCSFTKRYVDAHPGAVELVPA; encoded by the coding sequence GTGCAGCGCAAGACCCAGTCCGTCCGACCGCCCCAGTCGGCGCAGGCGATTCTGCATCAGATCTCCCAGGTGGTACACAACCCCGAACGAGACCGGTTCGAACTGTGGGTCGCCGGTGATCTGGTCGGCGTTCTCGGGTACACGGCCGAGACGATCGACGGCAAACCCACCATCTCGGTGATGCACACCGTCATCTACGACGAGTACACCGGCCATGGACTCGGATCGCGGCTGGCCAGGGGCGTGGTGGCCTATGCCCGCCATCGTGACGCCCGGTTGCGGCCGGTCTGCAGTTTCACCAAGCGCTATGTTGATGCGCACCCGGGCGCCGTCGAACTCGTGCCTGCCTGA
- a CDS encoding salicylate synthase → MSMTASTSVTAHAGSSTPADPAQVCAAWAATGRFADYVVYERDGRWTFAADAVARIILTGTDVSVVTEDTTTSRRWVDEPGARPVDALAEAVAALPMADWQLYGWVGFDFAAGHHGLGSRVADDTVLAHVIVPRVELTVSPDGVGGGVEIGGVGLDDDLLAVAKAAADIAEANGRRETPHIDIDSDPYDYRGQVAAAVSEIAAGDYQKVIMSRHVDIPFAVDMPATYARARVANNPMRSYLVSLGGIETAGFSPELVVSVTADGQVLTEPLAGTRPLGRSPEEDAAAREELLNDGKEITEHAVSVRACFEEIESIAEPGSTAVTEFMAIRERGHVQHLASTVRGTLRQDAGPWVSLSVLFPSITASGIPKAPALDAIYRLEPKPRSLYSGAIMTASSAGELEAALVLRSVYAQDGQAWLRSGAGVVEPSRPDREFEETCEKLAGLAPYIVAAQHGDDGAVDAGEAL, encoded by the coding sequence GTGAGTATGACAGCGAGTACATCGGTGACCGCGCACGCGGGCTCGTCGACACCGGCTGATCCGGCGCAGGTCTGCGCCGCATGGGCGGCCACCGGACGATTCGCCGACTACGTGGTCTACGAACGTGACGGCCGGTGGACATTCGCCGCCGACGCCGTGGCCAGGATCATTCTGACCGGAACGGATGTCTCGGTCGTCACCGAGGACACCACGACCAGCCGGCGCTGGGTGGACGAACCCGGTGCCCGGCCCGTCGACGCGCTCGCCGAAGCGGTCGCCGCGCTGCCGATGGCCGACTGGCAGCTCTATGGCTGGGTCGGTTTCGATTTCGCCGCCGGACATCACGGACTGGGCTCGCGCGTCGCCGACGATACCGTGCTCGCCCACGTCATCGTCCCGAGGGTGGAACTGACCGTCAGCCCGGACGGTGTCGGCGGGGGCGTCGAGATCGGCGGTGTCGGCCTCGACGACGACCTGCTCGCGGTGGCGAAGGCAGCCGCGGACATCGCCGAGGCGAACGGCCGCCGGGAGACGCCGCACATCGATATCGACTCCGATCCGTACGACTACCGGGGACAGGTGGCGGCGGCGGTGTCCGAGATCGCCGCCGGCGACTATCAGAAGGTCATCATGTCCCGGCACGTCGACATCCCGTTCGCCGTCGACATGCCCGCCACCTACGCCCGTGCCCGTGTCGCCAACAATCCGATGCGCTCGTACCTGGTGTCGCTCGGCGGCATCGAGACCGCCGGGTTCAGCCCCGAACTGGTTGTTTCGGTGACGGCGGATGGGCAGGTGCTCACCGAGCCGCTCGCCGGCACCCGTCCGCTGGGCCGCTCGCCCGAGGAGGACGCGGCCGCTCGTGAGGAACTGCTCAACGACGGCAAGGAGATCACCGAACACGCGGTGTCGGTGCGAGCCTGCTTCGAGGAGATCGAGTCGATCGCAGAACCGGGCAGCACCGCGGTCACCGAGTTCATGGCGATCCGCGAACGCGGTCATGTCCAGCACCTGGCGTCGACGGTGCGCGGAACGCTGCGCCAGGACGCCGGTCCGTGGGTGTCGCTGTCGGTGCTGTTCCCGTCGATCACCGCCTCGGGCATTCCGAAGGCGCCCGCGCTCGACGCCATCTACCGGCTCGAACCGAAGCCGCGCAGCCTCTACTCGGGTGCGATCATGACCGCGTCGTCGGCGGGGGAGTTGGAGGCCGCGCTGGTGCTGCGCTCGGTGTACGCCCAGGACGGGCAGGCGTGGTTGCGGTCGGGTGCCGGTGTGGTCGAACCGTCCCGCCCCGATCGTGAGTTCGAGGAGACCTGCGAGAAGCTCGCCGGCCTGGCACCGTACATCGTGGCCGCGCAGCACGGCGACGACGGCGCTGTGGACGCGGGAGAGGCCTTGTGA